One Terriglobia bacterium DNA segment encodes these proteins:
- the fusA gene encoding elongation factor G, with protein sequence MPRQVPLNKTRNIGIMAHIDAGKTTTTERVLFYTGITHKMGEVHEGTAVMDWMEQEQERGITITSAATTCFWNNYRINIIDTPGHVDFTVEVERSLRVLDGAIAILGAVEGVEPQTEAVWRQADKYRVPRMVFVNKMDRTGADYEACISQLRSKVHANPIPVQWPIGSEDNFQGVVDLVQQKAFIWKEETLGAKFDIEDIPAGLVELARQRREEMIESLGEADDHILEKYVHGEDISVEEMQAAIRRATISLKVVPVLCGSAFKNKGVQTLLDAVVTYLPSPLDIPPIEGVNPTNEEEKIVRNAADNEPFSALVFKIMTDPFVGQLAFMRVYSGSLKSGDSVYNPRRDRRERIGRLLKMHANKREEINEVYAGDIAAAVGLKSVSTGDTVCDESAPVVFEAMEFPAPVISVAIEPKTKADQEKLSGSLAKLMQEDPTFHVHTDPDTGETLISGMGELHLEILVDRLMREFKVSANVGRPQVAYRETIGKASEAEGKYVRQTGGRGQYGHVVLQIEPLLHPDPAAIAELTKKKSTSRFDPDLQLLFLDEIVSGVVPKEYIPAVYSGVREAMEGGVLAGYEMTGILAKLTDGSYHEVDSSEIAFKIAGSMGFKEAARRARPILLEPVMKVEVVVPEEYMGDVLGDLSSRRGHVEGMERRGSTQIIRSTVPLAEMFGYATDLRSRTQGRASYSMHFARYEPAPASISEEVVARVQGRVVGK encoded by the coding sequence ATGCCAAGGCAAGTGCCGTTAAACAAAACTCGGAACATCGGCATCATGGCTCACATTGATGCCGGTAAGACCACTACCACGGAGCGGGTCCTCTTCTATACAGGGATCACGCACAAGATGGGCGAGGTGCACGAAGGCACCGCCGTCATGGATTGGATGGAGCAGGAGCAGGAGCGCGGGATCACGATTACCTCGGCCGCCACCACCTGTTTCTGGAATAACTACCGGATCAATATTATCGACACGCCGGGACACGTAGATTTTACGGTGGAGGTTGAGAGATCGCTCCGGGTCCTTGACGGAGCGATTGCTATTTTAGGCGCTGTGGAAGGTGTTGAACCGCAGACAGAGGCGGTCTGGCGGCAGGCGGACAAATATCGCGTCCCCCGCATGGTTTTTGTCAACAAAATGGACCGCACTGGCGCCGACTATGAAGCCTGCATCAGTCAACTGCGCTCGAAAGTTCATGCCAATCCGATACCGGTCCAGTGGCCGATCGGGTCAGAAGACAACTTCCAGGGTGTGGTTGATCTTGTCCAGCAGAAGGCGTTCATCTGGAAAGAAGAGACTCTGGGAGCCAAGTTTGACATCGAAGATATTCCGGCCGGCCTTGTGGAACTTGCGCGGCAGCGCCGGGAAGAGATGATTGAGTCCCTCGGCGAGGCCGACGATCACATTCTCGAAAAATACGTGCATGGCGAGGATATTTCGGTCGAGGAGATGCAAGCCGCGATTCGACGAGCCACCATCAGCTTGAAGGTTGTTCCCGTCCTGTGCGGTTCGGCATTCAAGAACAAGGGCGTCCAGACCCTGCTGGATGCAGTCGTCACTTATCTACCTTCTCCGCTCGATATCCCGCCCATCGAAGGCGTTAATCCCACCAATGAAGAAGAAAAGATCGTCCGGAACGCGGCAGACAATGAACCATTTTCCGCGCTGGTCTTCAAGATCATGACTGATCCGTTTGTTGGCCAGCTTGCCTTTATGCGGGTCTATTCCGGATCGCTCAAGAGCGGTGACAGCGTTTACAACCCGCGGCGCGACCGCCGCGAGCGCATTGGGCGGCTGCTTAAGATGCACGCCAATAAACGCGAGGAAATCAACGAGGTCTATGCTGGCGACATCGCAGCCGCAGTGGGGCTGAAGAGCGTTTCGACGGGCGACACCGTGTGCGACGAATCGGCTCCGGTGGTTTTTGAAGCGATGGAGTTTCCGGCGCCCGTAATCTCGGTTGCCATCGAACCCAAAACGAAAGCCGACCAGGAAAAGCTTTCCGGCTCCCTCGCAAAGCTGATGCAGGAAGACCCCACCTTCCACGTGCATACCGATCCGGATACCGGCGAGACTTTGATTTCCGGCATGGGCGAACTGCACCTTGAAATCCTGGTAGACCGGCTGATGCGTGAATTCAAGGTCAGCGCGAACGTTGGGCGGCCCCAGGTGGCCTATCGGGAAACGATCGGCAAGGCAAGCGAGGCGGAAGGGAAGTACGTTCGCCAGACGGGCGGCCGAGGCCAGTATGGCCATGTGGTCCTCCAGATCGAACCTCTCTTGCATCCTGATCCGGCGGCAATCGCCGAGTTGACGAAGAAGAAATCCACCAGCCGCTTTGACCCCGATCTTCAGCTCCTGTTTCTTGATGAAATTGTGAGCGGTGTGGTGCCCAAGGAATATATCCCGGCGGTGTACAGCGGCGTACGCGAAGCGATGGAAGGTGGCGTTCTCGCCGGATACGAGATGACGGGAATCCTGGCCAAGCTTACCGACGGCTCCTATCACGAAGTGGACTCGTCGGAAATCGCTTTCAAGATTGCGGGTTCCATGGGGTTTAAGGAGGCCGCCCGGCGTGCCCGGCCGATCCTGCTGGAGCCGGTGATGAAGGTCGAGGTCGTGGTGCCTGAGGAGTATATGGGTGATGTGCTGGGCGACCTGAGTTCCCGTCGCGGGCATGTTGAGGGAATGGAGAGGCGAGGTTCAACGCAGATTATCCGGTCTACCGTGCCGCTCGCGGAAATGTTTGGGTATGCCACGGACCTTCGTTCCCGGACCCAGGGGCGCGCGTCGTACTCCATGCACTTTGCCCGCTACGAGCCCGCGCCGGCGTCGATTTCGGAAGAAGTTGTTGCTCGCGTCCAGGGACGGGTGGTTGGGAAATAG